GCCCCAGAGCGGCTTCCGAGGGCGATCCGGGTTCGGCGGTGAACACCGCGATTCGCTGCCCCTCGTCGGTCAGGGCGAGGAGTTCGTCGGTCAGCGTCAGCCGGCCGGCGACGGGATGGTGGTACTCCCGGGAGTGCGAGGCGCAACCCCGGACCGAGTGCTGCGCCCACAGCCGGGCGAACTCCGCGCTCTTCATGGCCAGTTCGCCGATCAGCGCGGCCAGCCGGCTGTCGTCCGGGTAGCGCCCGGCGATCATCCGCAGGTCGGCCACCGTGTCGCGGGCCTTGTCCGGCCAGGCGGTGAACAGCTCCCGCAACTGCGGGTCCAGGAAGAACATGCGTGTCCAGTTCGGACGGTCCGCGGTCCGCTCCGGCGCACCGAAGTCGAGGTGCCGGGCCAGCAGGGCGTGCGCCATCCGGTTCCAGGCCAGGATGTCCGTGCGCCGACCGAGTACCAGCGCGGGCACGTCCCGGAAGGACTCGATCATCACGCGGACCTCGGACCGGAGTTGCTCGCGCGGCGCCGGCCGTTGCGGACGTCGTCCGGGGCGGGCGAGGGTGAGCAGGTGGGTGCGCTCGTCCTCGTCCAGGCGCAGGACACGGGCCAGTGCCT
The sequence above is a segment of the Amycolatopsis viridis genome. Coding sequences within it:
- a CDS encoding helix-turn-helix domain-containing protein, which encodes MELGEFLKSRRARLQPADAGLPSHGERRRVPGLRREELAQLAGVSAAYYTRLEQGQSRNASDAVLEALARVLRLDEDERTHLLTLARPGRRPQRPAPREQLRSEVRVMIESFRDVPALVLGRRTDILAWNRMAHALLARHLDFGAPERTADRPNWTRMFFLDPQLRELFTAWPDKARDTVADLRMIAGRYPDDSRLAALIGELAMKSAEFARLWAQHSVRGCASHSREYHHPVAGRLTLTDELLALTDEGQRIAVFTAEPGSPSEAALGLLAPPRQANGRPT